A window of Labeo rohita strain BAU-BD-2019 unplaced genomic scaffold, IGBB_LRoh.1.0 scaffold_1199, whole genome shotgun sequence genomic DNA:
AATCaactgcaatgacatctttaatcCTTTACCTGAACCAGGATATGAGgagaagagaagagagaagaaagacaaaataaaaactgttcttactaaaggcatcgctggaattggaaaaaccgtctctgtgcagaagttcattctggACTGGGTCGATGGTAAAGCCAATCAGGAtgtagatttcatgtttgtgcttccGTTTCGAGAGCTGAACTTGATTAAAGATCATCAGTACAGTCTTCACAGACTTCTGCTTGACTTTCATCCTGAACTTCAAGATCTGGATTCAAAGATTTATGATAAAtgtaaagttgtgttcatctttgatggtctggatgaaagcagaatTTCACTGATGTTTTCAGACAGTCAAAAAGTTTCTGATGTGACTGAGATTTCATCAGTGGGTGTGTTGATGTCAAACCTCATGAAAGGAgatctgcttccctctgctctcatctggatcaccaccagaccagcagcagccaatcagatcccctcTAAATACATCAACCGTGTGACAGAAATTCAGGGATTCAATGACCctcagaaggaggaatatttcaggaagagaatcagtgatgaGCATCAAGCCAAtagaatcatctcacacatcagaagagcaagaagcctccacatcatgtgtcacatacccgtcttctgctggatctcagccactgtGCTTCAAAACCTCCTGAAACAAGATCTCAGTGCGGAAATCCCccaaactctgactgaaatgtacatctACTTCCTGCTCATTCAAACAAATATGAAGAACCAGAAGTATGAAGACAGACATCCAGAGAAACTCCTGCAGTCCAACAGACATGTGATTGTGAAACTTGCTGAACTGGCATTCAGTCAACTGATGAAGGGCAATGTGATGTTCTATGAGGAGGACCTGAGAGAAAGCGGCATAGACGTCACTGCCgcctcagtgtattctgggatttgcactgaAATCTTTAAAGAAGAATCTGTGATTTGTCGGAGGACGGTTTACAGTTTTGTACATCTGAGCTTTCAGGAGTTTTTTGCAGCACTGTATGTGTTTTACTGCTATTTACACAAGAACAGTGAGGTTCTGAAAATGTTCCTGACAGGAAAGTCCAGAACTCAGTGTGAAAATGTTCCTCTGGATGTGGTTCTGAAGGGAGCAATGaataaagctttaaaaagtgaaaatggaCACCTGGATCTTTTCCTTCGATTTCTTCATGGCATctcactggagtccaatcagagactcttacAGGATGTACTGATACACACAGAAAACAACCCAGAGAGCATCAAGAAAATAATCCACAGCCTCAAACGAGGTCAAAAAAACAATGTCAGCCCTGACAGATGGATTAATCTGTCTCACTGCTTGATTGAGATGAAGGATAACTCTGTTGTTGAAGAGATGcaggcatttttaaaatctgaaacgaaagaaaaaagtctTTCTCTTGCACAGTGTTCAACTTTGGCAAACATAATCCTGATGTCAGAGGAGGCGCTGGATGAATTTGATCTTAAAAAATTCACCACTAAATCAAAAGATGGTAGACAGAGACTGTTACCTGCTGTGAGGAACTGCAGAAAAGCTCTGTAAGTGTGAAAATCCAAACATGCAGTAGTTACATTTGACAAAtatgcactatatatatatatatatatatatatatatatatatatatatatatatatatatatatatatatatatatatatatatatacacacacacacatgcatatacat
This region includes:
- the LOC127157760 gene encoding NACHT, LRR and PYD domains-containing protein 3-like, whose amino-acid sequence is IYTQLYIIEGESEGVNEEHEVLQMEKSYRTLQDTPINCNDIFNPLPEPGYEEKRREKKDKIKTVLTKGIAGIGKTVSVQKFILDWVDGKANQDVDFMFVLPFRELNLIKDHQYSLHRLLLDFHPELQDLDSKIYDKCKVVFIFDGLDESRISLMFSDSQKVSDVTEISSVGVLMSNLMKGDLLPSALIWITTRPAAANQIPSKYINRVTEIQGFNDPQKEEYFRKRISDEHQANRIISHIRRARSLHIMCHIPVFCWISATVLQNLLKQDLSAEIPQTLTEMYIYFLLIQTNMKNQKYEDRHPEKLLQSNRHVIVKLAELAFSQLMKGNVMFYEEDLRESGIDVTAASVYSGICTEIFKEESVICRRTVYSFVHLSFQEFFAALYVFYCYLHKNSEVLKMFLTGKSRTQCENVPLDVVLKGAMNKALKSENGHLDLFLRFLHGISLESNQRLLQDVLIHTENNPESIKKIIHSLKRGQKNNVSPDRWINLSHCLIEMKDNSVVEEMQAFLKSETKEKSLSLAQCSTLANIILMSEEALDEFDLKKFTTKSKDGRQRLLPAVRNCRKALLIDCNPTDQHCEIVASVLQSSNSLGELDLSNNQLQDSGLKLLCNGLKSPNCQLNMLRLSICNLSDQCCQILASTLQSSQCSLKGLDLSNNDLQGSRVELLCAGLKSPNCQLNILRLVSCDLTDQCCEILASALQSSDSRLKELDLSKNDLQDSGVKLLSNGLKSLNCQLNILRLSQCLVTAEGCAALASALSSNPSHLRELDLSYNHPGDSGVKLEQLHLEKLK